GATCGCTTCCATGCCCAGGGGCATCTGGTGTACGGGAAGCTGGTGGCCATCACCGTGAACGAGTTCCTCTCCGGCGGGCGCTCCATGGCCAAGTTCATGCGGGATCTCTATGCCATGCCCGACAAGGTGGAGGAGGTGCTGGACATCATCCAGGCCGACACCTTGGCGCAGCTGAAGGCGCAGATACTGGCCAGTCCCAATCCTTCGCCGGTGGTGGCCCTCTCGCCAGCCCGGGGAGCCAGCGAATTCTTCAATCCCAAGCTCTGGCAGCGCTTCGTCTTCCCCTACATCCGCCGGACGGTGGAGATGGTCAGCAGCCTGGGCCTGGTGACGAACATCCACTGTGACAGCAACTGGGAGCGGGATCTGGATCACTTCAGGGTCTTCGAACCGGGGACGGTGGTCTTCGAGTCCGATGGCGCCACGGATATGGCCCGCATCCGGGAGAGGCTGGGGGGGAGGATCGCCCTCAAGGGCGATGTGCCCGCCAACCTGCTGGTCCTGGGCACGCCGGAACAGGTGTATCGCTACTGCCGGGAGTTGATCGAGTCCAGCGGCCCCGGATTCATCCTCTCCTGCGGCTGCTCCTGTCCCCCCAACGCCAAGCCCGAGAATGTCCGGGCCATGATCGAGGCGGCGATCCGCTAGAGTCATCCCATGACCGCCCGCGCCACCCTGCATCTCCTGGGTCCCGTGCTCTACACGGCGGGGCTCACCCTGCAGAGGGATCTGGCTGAAGCGGTGCGGGGCGGAGAGGATGGGCACCTGCTGGTGCTGGAGCATGACCCGGTCTATACCCTGGGCCACCATGCCACGGAGGGGGATATCCACGTGGGGCCGGAGATCCTGGCCCGGGAGGGGATCTCGGTTCATCGTACGGATCGGGGAGGACAGGTCACCTGGCATGGGCCAGGGCAGGTGGTGGTCTACCCGGTCTGCCCGGTGCCCGGGAGGGGTGTGGGGGCCTTTGTCCAGGCCCTGGAGGAGGCCATGATCCGAACCGCCTCGGACTTCGGCGTGACGGCCCGCCGGGAGGCGGGGCGGGCCGGGATCTGGGTGGGGGAACGGAAGCTGGGAGCTCTGGGGATCCATGTGAGCCGCCGCGTCGCCACCCATGGGCTGGCCTTCAACGTGGCCCCTGACCTGCGGGCCTTTGGATGGATCACGCCCTGTGGCATGGCCGACCGGGGGGTCTGCAGCCTAGCCAGCCTGCTGGGGGCTGCCTGTCCCAGCTGGGATCTGGCTGCACGGACCCTGGCGCGGCGTCTGGGCGAGACCTTGGGCCTAGAGCTCCGGACGGCCCCCGAGCCCGCCTCCAGCATTTCGGTGTCGGTCTGGCGCCGGAGGGCGGGACTGATCGAGTACCTCATCCTGGAGCGGCAGCCCTGGGATGGGGGCTGGTGGTCCCCGGTGACCGGGATGGTGGAGCCCGGGGAGACCCTGGAACAGGCGGCCCTCCGGGAAGTGCAGGAGGAGACAGGGCTGGTGGGACCCCTGCGTGACCTGGGGCTCTCCCACACCTTCCGGGTTCCGGAGCGGGGCTTCTTCCGGGAGACCTGCTTCCACATGGAGGTGTCGGTGGATGCGGTGTTGGACCTTGCCGTGGAGGAGCACCGGGACTATCGCTGGTGCGGGCTGGAGGAGGCCCTGGCCCTGGTGGGCTGGGACAGTGCCCGGGCGGCCCTCCGCCGGCTTGCCGGGGCCCTGGGCTGCTAACGGTCCTCGGGCAGCTCGGTGAGGCGGACCTGGATGAGGGCGCCTGGGGCCAGCTCCAGAGTGTCCTCGGGGATGAGGGCCAGGGCGTTGGCGTGAAGCATGGAGCTCAGGATGCCCGAGCCTTGGGCACCCGTCAGACGGGCTCTCAGTCCCTCGGCCTCCTCCCGGACAATCACCCGGAGGCGGTTGGCCTTTCCATCGGGCCGGGGATTGACCCAGGCATCCTCCAGCCTGGCGGTCCTCACGGGACGGAGACGGTGCATGAAGCCCTGCATCCTGCGGAGGGCAGGCCGGACGTACTCCTCGACCATGACCATGGCAGAGACGGGATTGCCGGGCAGGCCGAAGACCGGCTTGGAGCCGACCATCCAGAAGCCGAAGGGACCGCCGGGGCGCTGGGCCACCTTC
The sequence above is drawn from the uncultured Holophaga sp. genome and encodes:
- the lipB gene encoding lipoyl(octanoyl) transferase LipB, with protein sequence MTARATLHLLGPVLYTAGLTLQRDLAEAVRGGEDGHLLVLEHDPVYTLGHHATEGDIHVGPEILAREGISVHRTDRGGQVTWHGPGQVVVYPVCPVPGRGVGAFVQALEEAMIRTASDFGVTARREAGRAGIWVGERKLGALGIHVSRRVATHGLAFNVAPDLRAFGWITPCGMADRGVCSLASLLGAACPSWDLAARTLARRLGETLGLELRTAPEPASSISVSVWRRRAGLIEYLILERQPWDGGWWSPVTGMVEPGETLEQAALREVQEETGLVGPLRDLGLSHTFRVPERGFFRETCFHMEVSVDAVLDLAVEEHRDYRWCGLEEALALVGWDSARAALRRLAGALGC
- a CDS encoding uroporphyrinogen decarboxylase family protein, with the translated sequence MRHEQLLAERRTRLEKTLRLERTDRTPVILMADTFLARMAGRTPADLCRGVEASSRIMAEGALALGPDLDGVNGAFAAGPFFPLMFMTRVQLPGRELPEGALWQLDEREVMTREDYDSILGRGWKAFMPAYLGERLGVDVEALAAERAHLPAALDRFHAQGHLVYGKLVAITVNEFLSGGRSMAKFMRDLYAMPDKVEEVLDIIQADTLAQLKAQILASPNPSPVVALSPARGASEFFNPKLWQRFVFPYIRRTVEMVSSLGLVTNIHCDSNWERDLDHFRVFEPGTVVFESDGATDMARIRERLGGRIALKGDVPANLLVLGTPEQVYRYCRELIESSGPGFILSCGCSCPPNAKPENVRAMIEAAIR